The following are from one region of the Anaeropeptidivorans aminofermentans genome:
- a CDS encoding HlyD family secretion protein: MENRKKWSIQKSGICLMGLMIILVFFSNTIYSYNQPKVVGVLPKSGKLKKSVKATGTVRWAHQTDIYSKLPGIVSEVLVKDGDILSKGQVIMRMSYDRDEIERKLSESDTNRKKISLEIENINMKIQRTQKLIQDLENEQFEEESISRYDIEDLIRQIGKAEGDYQNTNKLYEAGALPKADVDKALYDLESLKKQLAALEEQLADKQKLAQEKLNEKEKERQKQLDTYRQEIIDSKQQLKSKSLDIETMAQTEAEYRKQLAKMEDNLEITAPDDGVVTNLNVKEGQYIPENHHMATIGSGSGREIECSIPKDNNFVTVGDSLKISNADHSTEAIVTKITPDENGKTVLLSFESDEINPGETFNMEFQKESDKSYTLVPNETLNMDKDGYFVYRIARREGIVGKEYYAFKNRVDIGDSDNTHTQITKGIDFFEPIVSASNKSFEENDPIKVKNASDFFEK; this comes from the coding sequence ATGGAAAACAGAAAAAAATGGAGCATACAAAAATCGGGGATTTGCCTCATGGGCCTTATGATAATACTGGTGTTTTTTTCAAACACGATATATTCATACAATCAGCCGAAGGTTGTAGGCGTATTGCCGAAATCCGGCAAGCTTAAAAAAAGTGTTAAAGCCACCGGCACGGTCCGCTGGGCTCATCAAACTGACATATATTCAAAGCTGCCGGGAATAGTTTCCGAAGTTTTAGTCAAAGACGGAGATATTCTTTCAAAGGGACAGGTGATAATGCGTATGTCCTATGACAGAGATGAGATTGAGAGAAAGCTTTCAGAAAGTGACACCAACAGAAAAAAAATATCCTTGGAAATCGAGAATATAAACATGAAAATTCAAAGAACACAAAAGCTTATTCAGGATTTGGAAAATGAACAGTTCGAGGAAGAAAGCATATCCCGATATGATATAGAGGATTTAATCAGACAAATTGGCAAGGCCGAAGGAGATTATCAGAACACCAATAAGCTTTATGAAGCCGGCGCATTGCCAAAAGCTGACGTTGACAAAGCTCTTTATGACCTTGAGAGTTTAAAAAAACAATTAGCCGCTCTTGAAGAGCAGCTTGCAGATAAACAAAAGCTGGCTCAGGAAAAGCTAAATGAAAAAGAAAAAGAAAGACAAAAACAACTTGATACTTATCGTCAGGAAATTATAGATTCAAAACAGCAGCTGAAAAGCAAAAGCCTGGATATTGAAACCATGGCCCAAACTGAGGCAGAGTATCGCAAGCAATTGGCAAAAATGGAAGATAATCTGGAAATTACAGCACCTGATGACGGAGTAGTTACCAATTTGAACGTTAAGGAAGGCCAGTATATTCCAGAAAACCATCATATGGCAACCATAGGCAGCGGCAGCGGCAGGGAAATTGAATGCAGTATACCAAAAGACAACAATTTTGTTACTGTGGGAGATAGTTTAAAAATATCAAATGCCGACCACAGTACCGAGGCCATAGTGACCAAAATTACGCCAGATGAAAACGGCAAAACCGTGCTTCTTTCATTTGAATCGGATGAAATCAATCCCGGTGAAACCTTCAATATGGAATTCCAAAAGGAGAGCGATAAATCCTATACCCTTGTACCAAACGAAACATTGAATATGGATAAGGATGGGTACTTTGTCTACCGAATTGCTAGGCGGGAAGGAATCGTTGGAAAAGAGTACTATGCTTTTAAAAACAGGGTTGATATTGGCGATTCAGATAATACCCATACCCAAATCACAAAAGGAATTGACTTTTTTGAACCGATTGTTTCCGCATCCAATAAGAGCTTTGAGGAGAATGACCCTATTAAAGTAAAGAACGCGAGTGATTTTTTTGAAAAATAA
- a CDS encoding ABC transporter ATP-binding protein, whose product MASLELINVSKKYTQDTEAVKGISLSIKDTEFVVFVGPSGCGKSTTLRMIAGLETVTGGTIEIDGKPVNDIPSKDRDLAMVFQNYALYPHMSVFDNMAFGLKIRKVPKIEINRQVSEAAKSLGLEKMLERRPGALSGGERQRVAMGRAIVRAPKIFLMDEPLSNLDAKLRIQMREEIADLHRRLNTTFIYVTHDQMEAMTLGEKIVVMKDGIIMQADTPMNLYSHPDNVFVAGFIGTYPMNFLKGFVECDGNNYINIEGLCRLPVELTADFPGEPVTLGLRPEHLYTQGGEGRFRLMDGLIEHMEVYGSETILHVKRNATTIKVRTDYSHDYRIGSAIVLYGNKHQVHFFDSNENAVAEDTIKILA is encoded by the coding sequence GTGGCATCACTGGAGCTAATCAATGTCAGCAAGAAATATACACAGGATACGGAAGCTGTTAAAGGAATCAGCCTTAGTATTAAAGACACAGAATTTGTTGTGTTTGTAGGCCCTTCCGGCTGCGGTAAATCAACGACGCTGCGTATGATTGCCGGGCTTGAAACAGTAACAGGCGGCACGATAGAAATTGATGGCAAACCGGTAAACGATATACCGTCAAAAGACAGGGACCTGGCTATGGTTTTTCAAAATTATGCCCTATATCCCCATATGAGTGTATTTGATAATATGGCTTTTGGACTGAAGATACGGAAGGTTCCAAAAATTGAGATTAACAGGCAGGTTAGCGAAGCCGCAAAAAGCCTTGGTCTTGAAAAGATGCTTGAACGCAGGCCCGGTGCACTTTCAGGCGGAGAAAGACAGCGGGTTGCAATGGGCAGGGCTATCGTCAGAGCACCCAAAATATTTTTGATGGACGAACCGCTTTCAAACCTCGACGCCAAGCTCCGCATACAAATGCGTGAAGAAATTGCTGATTTACACAGAAGGCTTAACACAACATTTATATACGTTACACATGACCAGATGGAAGCCATGACTTTAGGCGAAAAAATCGTAGTGATGAAAGACGGAATAATAATGCAGGCAGATACGCCAATGAATTTATACAGCCACCCAGATAATGTCTTTGTCGCTGGTTTTATAGGTACATATCCAATGAACTTTTTAAAGGGATTCGTGGAATGTGATGGCAATAATTATATAAACATTGAGGGGCTGTGCAGGCTGCCGGTGGAATTAACCGCAGACTTTCCCGGTGAACCCGTAACTTTGGGGCTTAGGCCTGAGCATTTATATACACAAGGCGGTGAAGGCCGTTTCCGTTTAATGGATGGTTTAATTGAGCATATGGAAGTTTATGGTTCAGAAACCATACTGCATGTAAAAAGGAACGCAACTACCATAAAGGTAAGAACCGATTACAGTCATGATTATAGAATCGGTTCCGCTATAGTCCTATATGGCAATAAGCATCAAGTCCATTTCTTTGATAGCAATGAAAATGCAGTTGCTGAAGACACAATAAAAATACTGGCTTAG
- a CDS encoding carbohydrate ABC transporter permease has translation MEHITNGKKSKNQFLKISGAGPLFLLPSAAGFIIFFIWPFLSSIKYSLFDRAMGGSFAGLTNYAELISNPAYLKGLFNTLRFLGLCIPLSMLCSFSVALALQKNKYKTLFTLIFLIPMVIPSGSISFFWNSLFASNGYLNGLITVMGFEAVDWLESASSMGVIVLIFIWKNLGYNMILFLSGLSSVPVEYYEASKMDGAGYFNTLIHITVPCMAPTFVIVLIMSVINSFKVFKEIYLLTGSHPNENIYMLQHFMNNLFNNLNYPKLGAASVFLVFAIGILSVLFLKTERKAAGYE, from the coding sequence ATGGAGCATATAACAAACGGAAAAAAGTCTAAAAATCAATTTCTAAAAATCTCGGGTGCCGGGCCGCTGTTTCTGCTGCCATCTGCTGCAGGGTTTATAATATTCTTTATATGGCCGTTTTTATCGTCAATAAAATACTCATTATTTGACAGGGCGATGGGCGGGAGCTTTGCAGGTCTCACAAATTACGCCGAACTTATATCAAATCCGGCATATTTGAAGGGTTTATTCAATACCCTTAGGTTTTTAGGCCTATGTATTCCTCTTAGCATGCTGTGCTCTTTTTCCGTGGCTCTTGCGCTTCAAAAAAACAAATATAAAACGTTGTTTACTCTGATTTTTTTAATTCCCATGGTAATTCCCTCCGGCTCCATCTCCTTTTTCTGGAACAGCCTGTTCGCCAGCAACGGCTACCTGAATGGCCTTATTACAGTGATGGGCTTCGAGGCAGTTGACTGGCTTGAATCGGCAAGCTCAATGGGCGTCATCGTTTTGATATTTATCTGGAAAAACCTAGGGTATAATATGATTCTGTTTTTATCGGGGCTTTCCAGCGTACCGGTGGAATATTATGAAGCTTCAAAAATGGACGGCGCAGGTTATTTTAATACGCTGATACATATCACTGTACCCTGTATGGCGCCTACATTTGTCATAGTGTTGATTATGTCTGTTATAAATTCATTCAAGGTTTTCAAAGAAATCTATTTGCTGACCGGCAGCCATCCCAACGAAAACATTTATATGCTTCAGCATTTCATGAATAATTTATTTAACAATCTTAACTATCCTAAATTGGGGGCAGCATCAGTTTTCCTGGTGTTTGCAATTGGAATTTTATCAGTGCTATTTTTAAAAACGGAAAGAAAGGCGGCTGGTTATGAATAA
- a CDS encoding ABC transporter permease, with the protein MNDDGLMLTYTSKKPAALVSNNANFDCNLIRTNYKYPYVTGYPLGTGGFFTKTDQKNTEAVAVLNEFAAFEIFGTTDISGNAFEIEGVIYTVRGIISDGELKTSNVYVPMDEGEFPQNLIGKADINKASASAELINSLKINGISENEYNIIPTADIHKLFYQKLKVGALAIAMGLLVILLGTIISNFKKSVANIHSSMQVEYISDIVKNHKIILLKVFTLCIAILAAGACMLYMFVMITYCYLDIRALHAIGSWAYKVHITDKIQPDIRDFNILSDFLLIVLIPAAAYFYGIINRKEDKRGITGANQCQQEIYTGYGSC; encoded by the coding sequence ATGAATGATGACGGTTTAATGCTGACATACACGTCAAAAAAGCCGGCGGCATTGGTTTCCAACAACGCAAATTTCGATTGCAATTTGATTCGTACAAATTATAAATACCCCTACGTTACAGGTTATCCTCTTGGTACGGGCGGTTTCTTTACCAAAACAGATCAAAAAAATACCGAAGCGGTGGCTGTTTTAAACGAATTCGCAGCATTTGAAATCTTTGGCACTACAGATATTTCAGGCAATGCATTTGAAATTGAAGGGGTTATATATACCGTAAGAGGTATCATATCTGACGGAGAGCTAAAAACCAGTAATGTGTATGTTCCAATGGATGAAGGAGAATTCCCTCAAAATCTTATAGGCAAAGCCGATATAAACAAAGCGTCTGCCTCAGCCGAACTAATAAATTCACTTAAAATAAACGGTATATCAGAAAATGAATATAACATCATTCCTACTGCGGATATTCACAAATTGTTTTACCAGAAACTAAAAGTCGGGGCATTGGCAATCGCAATGGGTCTTCTGGTTATATTATTGGGCACAATCATCAGCAATTTTAAAAAATCTGTTGCCAATATACATTCATCTATGCAAGTTGAGTATATAAGCGACATTGTTAAAAATCATAAAATTATACTTTTAAAAGTATTTACACTTTGTATAGCGATTTTAGCTGCTGGGGCATGTATGCTATATATGTTTGTTATGATAACTTACTGCTATTTGGATATCCGTGCTCTGCATGCTATTGGCAGTTGGGCTTATAAAGTCCATATTACTGACAAAATTCAGCCTGATATAAGGGATTTTAATATACTGAGCGATTTTCTGCTGATTGTATTAATTCCAGCAGCAGCCTATTTCTACGGAATAATAAACAGAAAGGAAGATAAGCGTGGCATCACTGGAGCTAATCAATGTCAGCAAGAAATATACACAGGATACGGAAGCTGTTAA
- a CDS encoding carbohydrate ABC transporter permease, with amino-acid sequence MNKQQGWLANKVKLAVLILSAVIFLSPLVITFTNSFMAEGEVALNFSGRRSVFDVADNIYEKFIELRIVPETVTFSQYKAILAENPSFLILMGNSAKIAFPVVAGNIMVSILAAYGFTVWQHRYKEILFYMYIIVMLMPLQAILVPNFIIANKLGIADNYLAIILPGIFSPFGTFLLRQSMKTIPKSYYESARMDGAGEVRIFLSIILPQMKSGIAALGMLTFIEYWNIVEQAIIFIKDYTKEPLSVYLSRIAEGRISIIFAASCVYMAIPLWALIMGQKDLEKGIELSGVK; translated from the coding sequence ATGAATAAACAACAAGGCTGGCTGGCCAATAAAGTAAAACTGGCAGTATTAATCCTTTCGGCAGTTATATTTCTATCGCCGTTAGTTATAACATTTACCAACTCCTTTATGGCCGAAGGTGAGGTAGCTCTGAATTTTTCAGGCCGCCGGTCTGTTTTTGACGTTGCTGACAATATATATGAAAAATTCATTGAATTACGGATTGTGCCGGAAACCGTGACCTTTTCCCAATATAAAGCCATTCTGGCGGAAAATCCTTCATTTTTGATTTTAATGGGTAATTCCGCAAAAATCGCCTTCCCTGTTGTCGCAGGAAATATTATGGTATCTATACTGGCGGCATATGGGTTCACAGTCTGGCAGCATCGATATAAAGAAATATTATTTTATATGTATATAATTGTAATGCTAATGCCCTTGCAGGCTATATTAGTGCCGAATTTTATCATAGCAAATAAGCTTGGGATAGCGGATAATTATCTGGCAATTATTCTGCCTGGTATATTTTCCCCTTTTGGTACTTTTCTTCTGCGGCAGAGCATGAAAACCATCCCTAAGTCTTATTATGAATCGGCCAGAATGGATGGCGCCGGAGAAGTTCGAATTTTTCTATCCATTATACTTCCCCAGATGAAATCCGGTATTGCAGCCCTTGGCATGCTGACATTTATTGAATATTGGAATATTGTTGAACAAGCTATTATCTTTATCAAGGATTATACAAAGGAGCCACTGTCAGTATATCTTTCCCGCATCGCCGAAGGACGCATATCCATTATATTTGCGGCTTCCTGCGTATATATGGCAATACCTCTGTGGGCACTTATAATGGGGCAGAAAGATCTTGAAAAGGGCATAGAATTGTCGGGAGTAAAATAA
- a CDS encoding thioredoxin domain-containing protein, which yields MTKNSNVPNRLISEKSPYLLQHAYNPVAWFPWCKEAFEKAKAEDKPVFLSIGYSTCHWCHVMEKESFEDEEVAEILNANFIAIKVDKEERPDIDSIYMNVCQAMTGSGGWPLTILMTPDKKPFYAGTYFPKRSSRGMPGLMELLSEINRRWKLEKDDMEKLAHEITSFIKKPQTVKSFEASPEKILRQAFESMSNSFDEEYGGFGNAPKFPMAHGLLFLMKYYRAENVNRALEMSEKTLLQMYKGGIFDHIGFGFSRYSTDDQWLAPHFEKMLYDNALLILAYAEAYKITGIKDYQNIAEKTIQYILKELTSPEGGFYCAQDADSEGVEGKYYLFEPEEVIKILGETDGKHFNETFNITEKGNFEGKSIPNLIFTGIKNQNIEVHLPKLYEYRKKRYALHLDDKILSAWNGLMIGTLSSAYAAFKNPLYLNAAERAAAFIKDHMTENNTVFTSYRDGKISKTSFIDDYAFYIFGLLELYKVTFNNQYAEKAYNLTEKAIEEFYDINNGGFYLYGKSGEQLLTRPKETYDGAIPSGNSVMAYNMLILSKLNKTEKLEKYTEMQFEFMMKESFSYPSSHSFFMTALMLYMNPPKEIVCVLKDKSDFNFVVNQMPEDAIVKILDCETKEYPLKNSKTTFYICQHHHCLPPVNEL from the coding sequence ATGACTAAAAATTCAAACGTACCCAATAGATTGATTTCTGAGAAATCCCCCTACCTATTGCAACATGCCTATAATCCTGTAGCATGGTTTCCTTGGTGCAAAGAAGCCTTTGAAAAGGCAAAGGCAGAAGATAAGCCGGTTTTTTTAAGTATAGGCTATTCTACCTGTCACTGGTGCCATGTAATGGAGAAGGAAAGCTTTGAAGATGAGGAAGTCGCTGAAATATTAAATGCTAATTTTATCGCCATAAAGGTAGATAAGGAAGAAAGGCCCGATATTGACAGCATTTATATGAATGTTTGCCAGGCTATGACAGGAAGCGGCGGCTGGCCCTTAACAATTTTAATGACCCCGGATAAAAAGCCCTTTTATGCAGGAACTTATTTTCCAAAGCGTTCAAGCCGTGGAATGCCAGGCTTAATGGAACTATTATCTGAAATCAACAGAAGATGGAAACTGGAAAAAGATGACATGGAAAAGCTTGCCCATGAAATAACAAGTTTTATTAAAAAGCCTCAGACAGTAAAAAGCTTCGAAGCCTCCCCTGAGAAAATACTTCGGCAGGCATTTGAATCCATGTCAAATAGTTTTGATGAAGAGTATGGCGGTTTTGGCAATGCCCCTAAATTTCCAATGGCTCATGGATTATTGTTTTTAATGAAGTATTACAGGGCAGAAAATGTAAACAGAGCATTGGAAATGTCTGAAAAAACCTTATTGCAAATGTATAAAGGCGGTATTTTTGACCATATCGGCTTTGGATTTTCAAGATATTCTACAGATGATCAATGGCTTGCCCCCCATTTTGAAAAAATGCTCTATGACAATGCATTATTGATTTTAGCCTATGCAGAGGCTTATAAAATTACCGGTATAAAGGACTATCAAAATATTGCAGAAAAAACAATTCAATATATCTTAAAGGAATTAACAAGCCCGGAAGGCGGCTTCTATTGTGCTCAAGATGCCGACAGCGAAGGTGTTGAAGGCAAATATTATCTTTTTGAGCCTGAAGAAGTTATAAAAATATTAGGAGAAACCGACGGGAAGCATTTCAATGAAACATTTAATATTACCGAAAAAGGAAATTTTGAAGGGAAAAGTATTCCAAATCTTATTTTCACAGGGATAAAAAATCAAAATATAGAGGTTCATCTTCCAAAGCTCTATGAATATAGAAAGAAAAGGTACGCTCTTCATTTAGACGATAAGATATTATCTGCATGGAACGGCCTTATGATAGGAACCTTATCAAGCGCATATGCCGCGTTTAAAAATCCTTTATATCTAAATGCCGCCGAAAGAGCCGCTGCCTTCATCAAAGACCATATGACAGAAAATAATACTGTCTTTACCTCTTACAGAGACGGCAAAATAAGCAAAACAAGCTTTATAGATGATTATGCCTTTTATATTTTTGGACTATTGGAGCTATATAAGGTAACATTTAACAATCAATATGCAGAAAAAGCCTATAATCTAACAGAAAAAGCCATTGAAGAATTTTATGATATTAATAACGGTGGATTTTACCTTTACGGTAAATCGGGAGAACAGCTTTTAACAAGGCCCAAAGAAACTTATGACGGCGCAATTCCTTCCGGTAATTCTGTAATGGCCTATAATATGCTAATCCTATCGAAACTAAATAAAACAGAAAAATTAGAAAAATATACTGAAATGCAATTTGAGTTTATGATGAAAGAATCTTTCTCCTATCCGTCAAGCCATAGCTTTTTTATGACAGCTCTTATGCTGTATATGAATCCTCCAAAGGAAATTGTATGCGTCTTAAAAGACAAAAGCGATTTTAATTTTGTTGTGAATCAGATGCCAGAAGACGCCATTGTGAAAATTCTTGATTGCGAAACGAAAGAGTATCCTCTTAAAAACAGCAAAACAACCTTTTACATCTGCCAGCATCATCACTGTCTGCCCCCTGTAAATGAATTATAA
- a CDS encoding cell wall hydrolase has protein sequence MFPNSLYAVFFQPNQLELTRIGAYAKAIPSNKIITSVIEALNNTNYSQGALYFRAIKGITPTCWHKKTLIKLYDYGGHRFYK, from the coding sequence ATATTTCCTAATTCTCTTTATGCTGTATTTTTTCAGCCAAATCAGCTTGAACTGACAAGAATTGGCGCTTATGCTAAAGCCATACCTTCAAACAAGATAATAACCTCAGTTATCGAAGCATTGAATAATACCAATTATTCACAAGGAGCTTTATATTTTAGAGCCATTAAAGGCATTACCCCTACTTGCTGGCATAAGAAGACTTTGATAAAATTATATGATTATGGAGGTCATAGATTTTATAAATAA